One window of the Chryseobacterium sp. CY350 genome contains the following:
- the cysS gene encoding cysteine--tRNA ligase — protein MLKIYNSLSGEKEIFTPIHENNVGMYVCGPTVYSNVHLGNVRTFLSFDFIYRSLMHLGYKVRYVRNITDAGHLTDDGDVNNDRFVKQTRLEKLEPMEIVQKYTVDFHKVLEMFNLLPPNIEPTATGHIVEQIELTQKLIEKGFAYESNGSVYFDVLEYNKRGLNYGELSKRNIEELFANTRDLDGQGEKKNPQDFALWKKASPAHIMRWNSPWGEGFPGWHLECTAMSTKYLGDKFDIHGGGMDLKFPHHECEIAQGKACNDVEPVNYWMHANMLTMNSQRMSKSTGNYILPKQLVSGENDFFEKPFHPTIVRFCFLQAHYRSVLDISNDAMIASEKGFIRLMEALKVLNSITPDDQKESGFNLKEWKTKAYEALTDDFNSPVLIAHLFEVVKFIFALKDEKETVSTEDLEDLKSTLNALIFDVLGLQAVEENNNEKLDQTLQVLIELRNQARKSKNFELSDQIRDKLLAEGIELKDGRDGTSYVLN, from the coding sequence ATGCTAAAAATATACAATTCGCTTTCAGGCGAAAAAGAAATATTCACTCCAATCCATGAAAATAATGTCGGGATGTACGTCTGTGGACCAACAGTTTACAGCAATGTGCATTTAGGAAATGTTCGTACATTTCTTTCTTTCGATTTTATCTACAGAAGCTTAATGCATTTGGGATATAAAGTGAGATACGTGAGAAATATCACCGATGCGGGACACCTTACAGATGATGGAGACGTTAACAACGACCGTTTCGTTAAGCAAACACGTCTGGAGAAACTGGAACCCATGGAAATCGTGCAGAAATACACAGTCGATTTTCATAAAGTTCTGGAAATGTTTAATTTGCTTCCTCCGAATATTGAACCTACGGCAACGGGACATATCGTTGAACAGATAGAATTGACGCAGAAATTAATCGAAAAAGGTTTTGCTTACGAAAGCAACGGTTCGGTTTATTTTGATGTTTTAGAATACAACAAAAGAGGTTTGAACTACGGCGAACTATCAAAACGTAATATTGAAGAACTTTTTGCGAATACGAGAGATCTTGACGGACAAGGCGAAAAGAAAAATCCGCAGGATTTTGCTCTGTGGAAAAAAGCTTCCCCCGCACACATTATGCGTTGGAATTCTCCCTGGGGAGAAGGTTTCCCGGGATGGCATCTTGAATGTACCGCAATGAGTACAAAATATTTGGGAGATAAATTTGATATTCACGGAGGTGGGATGGATCTGAAATTCCCTCACCACGAATGTGAGATTGCCCAAGGAAAAGCTTGCAATGACGTTGAGCCGGTTAATTACTGGATGCATGCAAATATGTTGACGATGAATTCTCAGCGTATGAGTAAATCGACAGGAAACTATATTTTACCTAAACAATTGGTTTCCGGAGAAAATGATTTCTTCGAAAAACCTTTTCATCCTACAATCGTCCGTTTCTGCTTTTTACAGGCGCATTACAGAAGTGTTTTAGATATTTCCAATGATGCGATGATTGCAAGCGAAAAAGGTTTTATCAGATTAATGGAAGCGTTGAAAGTTCTGAATTCTATTACTCCGGATGATCAGAAAGAATCAGGATTTAATCTCAAAGAATGGAAAACCAAAGCATATGAGGCTTTGACAGATGATTTCAACTCCCCGGTTTTGATTGCCCATTTATTTGAAGTTGTGAAATTTATTTTTGCTTTAAAAGATGAAAAAGAAACAGTATCGACGGAAGATCTCGAAGATTTAAAGTCAACTTTAAATGCTTTGATCTTTGATGTTTTAGGACTTCAGGCTGTTGAAGAGAATAATAATGAAAAATTAGACCAAACATTGCAGGTTCTGATTGAATTGAGAAATCAAGCCAGAAAATCTAAAAACTTCGAACTTTCAGACCAAATTAGAGATAAGCTTTTAGCTGAAGGAATTGAATTGAAAGACGGAAGAGACGGAACTTCTTATGTTTTAAATTAG
- a CDS encoding NHL repeat-containing protein has translation MKKHLFPVILLLLGNTINAQQDFFALAGKDSPRIEFSDFRAMNADGTSGQSFFGVSSEAKVISQSRKTAVAEDKTSYNHAQAMTLAALAYDASGDNLVYMPMFSSNIYVLNQKTKEITLVENTVARVTSCDINSHITRMATGYDGNIYAINNSGTQFLQITKKNGQFSVNDLGIIKDDVANGNNSFTAIASGFGGDMIADADNNFYVFSTSGNVFKVSTKELKAKFVGKISGLPENYSVNGAAVNSKGKVVIASAKGDSMYELSLDNLEAKQLSGETNLHIYDLASKYFANERKSSANVFADVDVYPTKVDEGFVYLKIDDKTVKGNLLLNAYDVSGKILMTQRFAVKDGQLNQQVYLKNLVAGSYIVNITDESGKALLNKKILVTE, from the coding sequence ATGAAAAAACATTTATTCCCTGTTATTCTATTATTACTTGGAAATACAATCAATGCGCAGCAGGATTTTTTTGCGCTTGCAGGTAAAGATTCTCCAAGAATTGAGTTTAGCGATTTTCGTGCGATGAACGCAGACGGAACTTCCGGACAAAGTTTTTTTGGCGTCTCTTCTGAAGCGAAAGTAATTTCGCAATCGAGAAAAACCGCTGTTGCCGAAGACAAAACTTCTTATAATCATGCGCAAGCGATGACTTTGGCAGCTTTGGCGTATGACGCTTCGGGAGACAATTTGGTTTATATGCCAATGTTTTCCTCAAATATTTACGTTTTAAATCAAAAAACAAAGGAGATTACTCTCGTCGAAAATACAGTTGCGAGAGTAACATCATGTGATATTAACTCTCATATCACGAGAATGGCGACTGGTTATGATGGAAATATTTATGCGATTAATAATTCCGGTACGCAATTTCTTCAGATCACTAAAAAGAATGGTCAGTTTTCTGTAAATGATCTCGGCATTATAAAAGATGATGTAGCAAACGGTAACAATTCTTTTACAGCAATTGCAAGCGGATTCGGAGGAGATATGATTGCTGATGCTGATAATAATTTCTATGTTTTCTCAACTTCCGGCAACGTTTTTAAAGTTTCAACTAAAGAATTGAAAGCTAAATTTGTCGGAAAAATCTCAGGGCTTCCTGAAAATTATTCCGTGAACGGTGCTGCTGTAAACTCTAAAGGTAAAGTGGTAATCGCGAGTGCAAAAGGAGATTCAATGTACGAATTGAGCCTTGATAATTTAGAAGCTAAACAGCTTTCAGGAGAAACTAATCTTCATATTTATGATTTGGCGAGTAAATATTTTGCCAATGAGAGAAAATCTTCTGCTAATGTTTTTGCCGATGTTGATGTTTATCCCACAAAGGTTGATGAAGGTTTTGTTTATTTGAAAATCGATGATAAAACGGTTAAAGGCAATCTATTACTTAATGCCTACGATGTTTCCGGAAAAATTCTGATGACTCAAAGATTTGCGGTAAAAGATGGTCAATTAAATCAACAGGTTTATTTGAAAAATTTAGTAGCAGGTTCGTATATTGTGAATATCACGGATGAATCTGGTAAAGCTTTATTAAATAAAAAAATTCTCGTAACAGAATAA
- a CDS encoding 4-alpha-glucanotransferase, which translates to MKLYFNVAYHTKPGENLQLIIDEKEGVSKIHTMFYTEDGYWKCEIDYFSKSISYRYQLVDDKNSVLREEFVSHNLNFPHNYKEFLIFDEWNNENFPENYLNNKVLYNKLTHFVPQKLSVLKKHTHLFRIEAPVYNPDWEIVIIGNVVSLGNWDHEKAIHLSQTDFGVWEASVEIAENQLIQYKYAIFDKTQRKIIDIETGENRFTIPNIQKDVLQISADHYFRFRSYQMYHAAGVAVPVFSLRSENGFGVGEFSDLKKLADWAKETSLGIIQILPINDTTANYSWTDSYPYAAVSVYALHPQYISLENLDFNLPKELVEYHEALKSELNSLDLIDYEKMISGKWKFLKAVFNTEKEKIYKDRNFKKFIKDNESWLLPYSAFCVLRDKYKTPNFNDWKTHKKYIAGKISPFFSTKSKDYDASMLHAWVQFQLHKQLKDSVDYIHSLGVSLKGDLPIGIYRHSVEAWTEPELFGMDFQAGAPPDQFTELGQNWEFPTYNWEAMKADDYQWWKNRFKALEQYFDAMRIDHILGFFRIWRMPISATQGILGYFYPAVPIVLEEFKARHIPFDYDRYCKPFINDQILWNYFNEESSKALDFINNNHNGTYSFKEEFETQRKLADYFKKNPTGNARVEEQLIALCANVLFLPEEKDGQTVYHPRFNAFKTESYKYLSDWEKKAIYELYHDYFFKRQDYLWREKAMEKLPVILNATKMLICGEDLGMVPDCVPEVMNELAIIALKVQRMPSEQILFYNPKDAGYMNVVTASSHDSSTLRQWWKEDPQLTQQYFNQQLMQYGKVSDHMEPYLAEIIMKQHLYNDAMLAVFPLQEFLATEESLSNPLIDNERINNPAVFPHYWRYRMHLNVDNLKENTLFNQKISSWVKDSGRS; encoded by the coding sequence ATGAAATTGTATTTTAATGTTGCCTATCATACAAAACCGGGTGAAAATTTGCAGTTGATAATTGATGAAAAGGAAGGTGTTTCAAAGATTCATACAATGTTTTATACTGAAGATGGATATTGGAAATGTGAAATTGATTATTTTTCCAAATCAATTTCGTACAGATATCAGCTCGTAGATGACAAAAATTCTGTTTTGAGAGAAGAGTTTGTTTCTCATAATCTTAATTTTCCACACAATTACAAAGAGTTTTTAATTTTTGATGAGTGGAACAATGAAAATTTCCCTGAAAATTATCTAAATAATAAAGTTCTTTATAATAAACTCACCCATTTTGTTCCTCAAAAGCTGAGCGTTCTAAAAAAGCATACTCATTTGTTTAGAATTGAAGCTCCGGTTTACAATCCTGATTGGGAAATTGTGATCATCGGAAATGTTGTATCACTTGGGAATTGGGATCATGAAAAAGCAATTCATTTATCTCAGACAGATTTTGGAGTTTGGGAAGCTTCTGTTGAGATTGCTGAAAATCAATTGATTCAATACAAATATGCGATCTTTGATAAAACGCAGAGGAAAATAATTGATATCGAAACCGGAGAAAATAGATTTACAATTCCCAATATTCAAAAAGATGTTCTACAGATTTCTGCTGATCATTACTTCAGATTTAGGTCTTACCAAATGTACCACGCTGCAGGAGTTGCAGTTCCTGTTTTCTCTTTACGAAGCGAAAATGGTTTTGGTGTAGGTGAGTTTTCTGATCTTAAAAAACTTGCAGATTGGGCAAAGGAAACTTCTTTAGGAATTATTCAGATATTGCCTATTAATGATACGACAGCTAATTATTCATGGACAGATTCTTACCCATACGCGGCAGTTTCTGTATACGCTCTTCATCCTCAATATATATCCTTAGAAAATTTAGATTTCAATTTACCGAAAGAATTAGTTGAATATCATGAAGCTTTAAAATCGGAATTAAATTCACTGGATCTGATCGACTATGAGAAGATGATTTCAGGCAAATGGAAATTTTTGAAAGCTGTCTTTAATACTGAAAAAGAGAAGATTTATAAAGATAGAAATTTCAAGAAATTCATTAAAGATAACGAATCCTGGCTACTTCCTTACTCTGCGTTTTGTGTGCTAAGAGATAAATATAAGACTCCCAATTTTAATGACTGGAAGACACATAAAAAATATATTGCCGGGAAAATTTCTCCTTTTTTCTCAACAAAAAGTAAAGATTATGATGCTTCTATGCTTCATGCATGGGTTCAGTTTCAGCTTCATAAACAACTGAAAGATTCGGTAGACTATATTCATAGTTTAGGAGTTTCGTTAAAAGGAGATTTGCCGATTGGAATTTACAGACATTCTGTAGAAGCATGGACGGAGCCGGAATTATTCGGGATGGATTTTCAGGCAGGAGCTCCACCGGATCAGTTTACAGAATTAGGACAAAACTGGGAATTCCCTACCTACAATTGGGAAGCGATGAAAGCTGATGACTATCAATGGTGGAAAAACAGATTCAAAGCATTAGAGCAATATTTTGATGCGATGAGAATAGATCATATCTTAGGGTTTTTTAGGATCTGGAGAATGCCTATTTCTGCTACACAAGGGATTTTGGGGTATTTCTATCCGGCAGTGCCGATTGTTTTGGAAGAATTTAAGGCAAGACATATTCCGTTTGATTACGACAGATATTGCAAGCCGTTTATTAACGACCAGATTCTTTGGAATTATTTTAATGAAGAAAGCAGTAAGGCATTAGATTTCATTAACAATAATCACAATGGTACATATAGCTTTAAAGAAGAATTTGAGACGCAAAGGAAACTTGCGGATTATTTTAAAAAGAATCCTACAGGAAACGCAAGAGTGGAAGAGCAATTAATCGCTCTTTGCGCAAACGTTTTATTCTTACCGGAAGAAAAAGATGGGCAGACGGTCTATCATCCAAGATTCAATGCGTTCAAGACGGAATCTTACAAATATCTTTCTGATTGGGAAAAGAAGGCAATCTACGAATTATACCATGATTATTTCTTTAAAAGGCAAGATTATCTGTGGCGTGAAAAAGCAATGGAAAAATTACCTGTCATACTGAACGCTACAAAAATGTTGATTTGTGGTGAAGACTTAGGAATGGTTCCAGATTGTGTTCCCGAGGTGATGAATGAATTGGCAATCATAGCTTTAAAGGTTCAGAGAATGCCATCGGAGCAGATTCTTTTTTACAACCCGAAGGATGCAGGTTATATGAATGTTGTTACGGCTTCGTCCCACGATAGTTCTACTTTAAGACAATGGTGGAAGGAAGATCCGCAACTTACGCAGCAGTATTTTAATCAACAACTGATGCAATACGGAAAAGTATCAGATCATATGGAACCTTATTTGGCAGAAATTATCATGAAACAGCATTTATACAATGACGCGATGTTGGCAGTTTTCCCTCTTCAGGAATTTCTGGCTACGGAGGAAAGTCTTAGCAATCCGCTGATTGATAATGAAAGGATTAATAATCCTGCAGTATTTCCGCACTATTGGCGATACAGAATGCATTTAAATGTTGATAATTTAAAGGAAAATACATTGTTTAATCAAAAAATTTCAAGTTGGGTCAAAGACAGCGGTCGATCTTAA
- a CDS encoding ferritin, with amino-acid sequence MVSEKIAQSINEQIAHEQYAAQYYLSMSAWFFAKDLDGIANYFRVQSKEELMHADKMFDYLNDVGGEIIIGEIPKPPHIFENAVDIFEKALEHEKKVTRSIFNIVKNANDEGDFATTSFLQWFINEQVEEEASASQYVTKIRMVCDNPSALYLFDQELATRVFVPDTKA; translated from the coding sequence ATGGTAAGTGAAAAAATTGCACAGTCAATCAACGAACAAATAGCGCACGAGCAATATGCTGCTCAATATTATCTTTCTATGTCTGCATGGTTTTTTGCAAAAGATCTCGACGGTATTGCCAATTACTTCAGAGTTCAGAGCAAAGAAGAATTAATGCATGCAGATAAAATGTTTGACTACCTGAACGATGTAGGAGGTGAAATTATCATTGGGGAAATACCGAAACCACCGCATATTTTTGAAAATGCAGTCGATATATTTGAAAAAGCTCTGGAGCATGAAAAGAAAGTAACGAGAAGCATTTTCAATATTGTAAAAAATGCTAATGATGAAGGCGATTTTGCTACAACTTCATTTCTGCAATGGTTCATCAATGAGCAGGTAGAAGAAGAGGCGAGTGCATCACAATATGTAACAAAAATAAGAATGGTTTGTGATAATCCTTCCGCATTATATCTTTTTGACCAGGAACTTGCAACCAGAGTTTTCGTGCCGGATACAAAAGCTTAA